A window of the Haloquadratum walsbyi C23 genome harbors these coding sequences:
- the cutA gene encoding divalent-cation tolerance protein CutA, translating into MSTVYITAPRDAASELAEFLVEERLAACVNIMNCNSTYRWEGEMHEDNKEAILFAKTTAERYPELEKQLAEKHTNDVPCIERFDEADIIDSFANWVQSEVN; encoded by the coding sequence ATGTCGACCGTGTATATTACAGCTCCGAGAGACGCTGCAAGTGAGCTAGCCGAATTTCTTGTTGAGGAGCGATTAGCTGCATGTGTTAACATCATGAATTGCAACTCCACGTATCGATGGGAGGGTGAAATGCATGAAGATAATAAAGAGGCCATTTTATTCGCCAAAACAACCGCAGAACGGTATCCAGAATTGGAAAAACAGCTCGCTGAAAAGCACACAAATGATGTGCCCTGTATTGAGCGGTTTGATGAGGCTGATATTATTGACTCATTCGCTAACTGGGTACAGAGCGAGGTCAACTGA
- a CDS encoding PAS domain-containing protein, with the protein MDYEKIVSEISDDGTFGWILDHYPECIMITAGPAHEKPEEEILFVNKYFEEMTGYSKEEALGETPKMLQGEETSEYVIDKLTQSLAEDGHFIGETTNYRKDGEAYKVRWSVEALKPTEDAGVTHWVSIQRDMSNDPLSNGFL; encoded by the coding sequence ATGGATTACGAAAAAATAGTCTCAGAAATAAGTGATGATGGAACGTTCGGGTGGATTCTTGATCATTATCCAGAGTGTATTATGATCACAGCTGGTCCTGCACACGAAAAACCAGAAGAAGAAATTCTATTTGTAAACAAATATTTCGAAGAAATGACTGGATATTCAAAAGAAGAGGCTCTCGGAGAGACTCCAAAGATGTTGCAGGGTGAGGAAACCAGTGAATATGTGATTGATAAACTGACACAAAGTCTCGCTGAAGATGGGCACTTTATTGGGGAAACAACGAATTATCGAAAAGATGGTGAAGCATACAAAGTTCGGTGGTCGGTTGAAGCACTCAAACCAACCGAAGATGCAGGCGTGACACATTGGGTCTCCATCCAGCGTGATATGAGTAACGATCCGTTGAGTAACGGGTTTCTCTAA
- a CDS encoding CocE/NonD family hydrolase yields MASQSTYDVHAELNVRIETRDGIELATDIYRPADPQTGEPVDESRPVLLDRTPYDRTGGRLRHGEWYASRGYVVAIQDVRGRFDSDGEFYIHANEAKDGADTVDWLSKREYCDGQVATLGTSYGAWVQSALATQDPNNLAGMFVNMGAANGRKKTFRHNGAFELRWLCWALTLGGGFAHESLADPDIQQQFADVDVREILADSPIKRGESPLATLPGYEQWTFDIMETGNTSTDLWKNPGLNFERHYDNSADVPTVYAGGWYDSYTGATCDNFVELGNRKDADHYLLMGPWTHLARLPGGHDHSDALLFPPLSWEHPTAGDLAFGDAAARKYRETRLRFFDQYLQGGDGWKTQPRVEYFLMGTGDGHRTDDGLLFHGGEWRDADTWPPEGTEMTRYYIHNDGTLSSMKPKADVSTTTFNFDPTDPVPTIGGNTSSYLTYEPRDESVRAHPLGDRNIIDFAGRGGYDQRTDQDTFGATPPYGPLADRDDVLTFRTPPLEQPVDIAGPIRVRIYGETDGQDTDFTAKLIDEYPASKTHPDGYALNISDSICRGRYRGYRQEPDLLEPGVVYEFYMEPYDTANRFKQDHRIRLDISSSNWPRFDVNQNTGGKLYGDTNPRVAENTIHHNNEYATHIELPVWSANT; encoded by the coding sequence ATGGCTTCACAGTCGACATATGATGTACATGCAGAATTGAATGTCCGTATTGAGACGAGGGATGGGATAGAACTGGCAACAGATATCTATCGACCTGCAGATCCCCAAACTGGCGAACCAGTAGATGAGTCAAGACCAGTATTACTTGATCGAACACCATATGACCGTACCGGTGGTCGTCTTCGCCATGGTGAGTGGTACGCTTCCCGTGGGTATGTGGTCGCTATTCAAGATGTCCGAGGTCGATTTGATAGCGACGGTGAATTCTACATTCATGCTAACGAGGCTAAGGATGGGGCTGATACTGTTGATTGGCTCTCCAAACGTGAGTACTGCGACGGTCAGGTAGCGACACTTGGAACATCATATGGAGCGTGGGTTCAGAGTGCACTTGCCACACAAGATCCAAATAATCTTGCAGGCATGTTCGTGAACATGGGTGCAGCAAATGGACGAAAGAAAACATTTCGTCATAACGGGGCATTTGAGTTGCGATGGCTTTGTTGGGCACTCACACTAGGGGGTGGATTCGCTCATGAATCGCTTGCCGACCCTGACATACAACAGCAGTTCGCAGATGTAGACGTCAGGGAGATCCTCGCTGACAGTCCAATTAAACGTGGTGAGTCTCCGCTTGCGACACTTCCAGGCTATGAGCAGTGGACTTTCGATATCATGGAGACTGGAAATACGAGTACCGATCTCTGGAAGAATCCTGGTCTCAATTTCGAGCGTCACTATGATAACTCAGCAGATGTCCCGACAGTATATGCTGGTGGATGGTATGACTCATACACTGGCGCAACCTGTGATAATTTCGTTGAATTAGGGAATCGAAAGGATGCCGATCATTATCTCCTTATGGGACCATGGACGCATTTAGCACGACTGCCGGGGGGACACGATCATAGTGATGCTCTGTTGTTTCCACCGTTATCATGGGAGCATCCGACGGCTGGAGATCTTGCGTTTGGTGACGCGGCTGCTCGTAAATACCGTGAAACGCGACTACGTTTCTTCGATCAGTATCTTCAGGGCGGAGATGGATGGAAAACACAACCGCGTGTCGAATACTTTCTTATGGGAACCGGCGATGGTCACCGCACCGATGATGGCTTACTTTTCCACGGCGGTGAGTGGCGGGATGCTGATACTTGGCCTCCTGAGGGGACTGAGATGACTCGATATTATATCCATAATGATGGGACGCTGTCAAGTATGAAGCCAAAAGCCGATGTGTCTACAACAACTTTCAATTTTGATCCCACAGACCCTGTGCCGACGATTGGCGGGAATACGTCTTCATATCTCACGTATGAGCCTCGAGATGAGTCTGTCCGAGCACACCCTCTTGGTGACCGGAATATTATTGATTTCGCAGGTCGCGGAGGATATGATCAACGGACAGATCAGGATACCTTCGGTGCCACTCCACCGTATGGTCCACTCGCCGACCGTGACGATGTGCTTACGTTCCGAACACCGCCGCTTGAGCAGCCAGTGGATATCGCTGGACCAATTCGTGTCCGCATCTATGGAGAGACTGACGGTCAAGACACCGACTTCACCGCGAAACTTATTGACGAATATCCAGCAAGTAAAACACACCCTGATGGATATGCGCTCAATATATCAGATTCAATCTGCCGAGGTCGATATCGTGGATATCGTCAGGAGCCGGATCTACTTGAACCCGGTGTTGTCTATGAATTTTATATGGAGCCATATGATACTGCCAATCGATTCAAACAGGACCATCGAATCCGACTTGATATCTCTTCGTCAAATTGGCCGCGTTTTGATGTGAATCAGAATACTGGCGGCAAATTGTACGGTGACACGAATCCACGGGTTGCTGAGAACACTATCCATCACAACAATGAGTACGCCACCCATATCGAACTTCCTGTGTGGTCTGCAAATACATGA
- a CDS encoding uracil-xanthine permease family protein translates to MSEENTSNNVETDGGMVTYGIEDKPPLIQSILLGTQHWLTMVGSTIAIPLVLAGALGFNASQTAQLVGTFFVVSGIATLAQTTIGNKYPIVQGGTFSMLGPALAIIGVLASSNAAPTVMMRELQGAIIVAGALEVLIGYLGIFGRLKRYIGPSVIAVVIALIGLALIGVPQITSASQNWYLAGLTLTLIVLFSQYIDNYSWVFNLFPVLLGLGLAYLIAVALSVAGVMNIVSFGSIASAPPVRAITPFQWGTPLFTTSFAAGMIAGMLASAIESFGDYHSVARMAGEGAPNSRRVNHGLGMEGLGNVFAGIMGTGNGSTSYTENVGAIGITGVASRYVVQIGAVVMILVGYVGYFGAFVTTIPSAIVGGLFLAMFAQIVGVGLSQLQHVDMNQNRNVFVVGFGLFAGLSIPRYMSGLESGALEAGLSSVPVFGAVLGIPEVAQTLSIILGTQIAVGGIAAFILDNTIPGTDEERGLTAWGEITEDEDAFQPSYERVLSRGETSDQEIADD, encoded by the coding sequence ATGTCTGAAGAAAATACAAGTAACAATGTCGAAACGGACGGCGGAATGGTAACATATGGTATCGAAGATAAACCACCCCTTATACAGTCGATCTTGCTTGGGACGCAACACTGGCTGACAATGGTTGGTTCAACAATTGCTATCCCGCTCGTTTTAGCTGGTGCGCTTGGATTTAATGCGTCACAGACTGCACAACTTGTCGGGACATTTTTCGTTGTTTCTGGTATTGCAACGCTCGCACAGACCACCATCGGTAATAAATATCCAATCGTTCAGGGTGGAACATTCTCAATGCTTGGTCCTGCTTTGGCAATTATTGGGGTCCTTGCTTCCAGCAATGCAGCACCAACAGTAATGATGCGAGAACTCCAAGGTGCTATTATTGTCGCTGGCGCACTGGAAGTTCTTATCGGCTATCTTGGTATTTTTGGTCGACTTAAACGATATATTGGACCATCTGTCATTGCAGTGGTCATTGCACTGATCGGATTAGCGCTCATCGGCGTTCCCCAAATTACGAGCGCTTCACAAAATTGGTATCTAGCTGGATTAACACTCACACTTATTGTGCTGTTCTCACAGTATATTGACAATTACTCTTGGGTATTCAATCTCTTCCCAGTGTTACTCGGACTTGGGCTTGCATATTTGATTGCGGTTGCGCTCTCTGTTGCAGGAGTTATGAATATCGTAAGTTTCGGCTCAATTGCTAGTGCACCACCAGTACGTGCAATTACACCGTTCCAGTGGGGAACGCCACTGTTTACCACCTCATTTGCGGCAGGAATGATTGCAGGGATGCTTGCATCGGCAATTGAGAGCTTTGGAGATTATCATTCTGTTGCTCGGATGGCTGGTGAGGGTGCACCCAACTCTCGACGAGTTAATCATGGTCTCGGCATGGAAGGGTTAGGAAATGTTTTCGCGGGAATCATGGGAACAGGGAATGGTTCTACATCATATACCGAGAATGTCGGTGCGATTGGTATCACTGGTGTTGCCTCCCGATATGTCGTTCAGATAGGTGCTGTTGTGATGATTTTAGTTGGATATGTCGGATACTTTGGTGCTTTCGTCACCACTATTCCAAGTGCTATTGTTGGTGGGCTCTTTTTGGCGATGTTTGCACAAATTGTTGGTGTTGGACTTTCGCAACTCCAACACGTCGATATGAACCAGAATCGAAATGTATTCGTCGTTGGTTTCGGACTATTTGCTGGTCTTTCGATTCCACGGTATATGAGTGGATTAGAGTCTGGCGCGCTAGAAGCCGGTCTGTCAAGTGTTCCGGTATTTGGGGCAGTGCTTGGAATCCCGGAAGTTGCACAGACATTGAGTATCATTCTTGGAACCCAAATTGCAGTCGGTGGTATCGCGGCGTTTATTCTCGACAATACCATTCCTGGTACTGACGAAGAACGTGGTCTCACCGCTTGGGGGGAAATCACTGAGGATGAGGATGCATTCCAGCCATCATATGAGCGTGTGCTCTCAAGGGGCGAGACATCAGATCAAGAAATTGCTGATGACTGA